From Hyla sarda isolate aHylSar1 chromosome 12, aHylSar1.hap1, whole genome shotgun sequence:
TTTCTGCGAGTCTATCTGATCAGCCAACTCTTGTGAAGGAGTCAACTGCTGCGCCTCCAGCGATAAAGAAAAACCAGTTTGGGGGCCCACTACCATGCCAAAGTGCGACTTTGGCAATGTGGACGGTAATACTGACGTTACCGACTGGCTGAACCCACAGTCGAGAGGAGATGTAGTGTAAATCTGTTTGTCGGGAAAGAGAGAATGATTGGCAAGAGATGAAGATAGGCTTACAAACTGTAAACTCGGCCCCAGTGGGAATGAAGTTGTATGGCTTGTTCTTTCCAACGCTTGCTGAAGGTACTTTGAATACTCCTGAAACATGTTAGTTTTGTCATTTGATGTAGATTGCGAGTCTGAACAGACATTCTCCTCCTGCACCATATCACTGTTGTCGCCTGCCGTCTGAAGCTCTATGTGGTGTTCTGCAATGTTGAAGGAGACATCTGGATGGCCAACCGATTTATGAGTGTAGTGATCCAAGATACTCTGGAGAACCTCATCGGGAATGACAGATTTGTCATGACAGTTCTTGATCTCAACATTCAACGACTGGGAATCAATAAGAGTTAGTGGGTTGTCCCCATCGATAACACTGGAAACTGCAGACTGAATGACCGACTGTTGTGCCACCATATGCCCAACATTCACAGCGTAGGCATTGTTGCTGCTGGAGGCCTGCAAATACCTCCTTTTTTTCAGGAACTGCATTGCATCATCGTAATTGCTACTTGTAGCACCTTTGTTACCTGAACTATGAAGGAGGTTCATGGTGTCTACATTGCTATTCCCCACCATGTCAAGAGGACTGTTGGGTTTATCTGAAAGTTTATGAATACCCATGTTAGCAGACTGAGACTCCAAAGAGAGATCATTCTTATCTCCTAGTTTCCTGTTGACCTTCTTGAACACCAATTTTGACCCCTTGGAATCCAAGTCTTCAATGCCAGTGTTGGACGAACCACTACTGGAAGACACGATTGAACCATCCACTGCATAACTCTGAATGTCGAGACCTGCTGCCAAATGTGCCTCGTTCAATTTGTTGCCTTGCTTATTGTCCTTGTGAGAGGAACC
This genomic window contains:
- the ZNF281 gene encoding zinc finger protein 281 isoform X3; translated protein: MKKTRRPSAEAQEAKSKRRRSDSSKSLGEGEAANMSPNQKPHICEHCSAAFRSSYHLRRHVLIHTGERPFQCSQCNMSFIQKYLLQRHEKIHSGEKPFNCDQCNMKFIQKYHMERHKRTHSGEKPYKCDTCQQFFSRTDRLLKHKRTCGENMIKGSLEPGSSNPSMDNLSGNYDLSQGNSHYSGRKKSKSRNGSSHKDNKQGNKLNEAHLAAGLDIQSYAVDGSIVSSSSGSSNTGIEDLDSKGSKLVFKKVNRKLGDKNDLSLESQSANMGIHKLSDKPNSPLDMVGNSNVDTMNLLHSSGNKGATSSNYDDAMQFLKKRRYLQASSSNNAYAVNVGHMVAQQSVIQSAVSSVIDGDNPLTLIDSQSLNVEIKNCHDKSVIPDEVLQSILDHYTHKSVGHPDVSFNIAEHHIELQTAGDNSDMVQEENVCSDSQSTSNDKTNMFQEYSKYLQQALERTSHTTSFPLGPSLQFVSLSSSLANHSLFPDKQIYTTSPLDCGFSQSVTSVLPSTLPKSHFGMVVGPQTGFSLSLEAQQLTPSQELADQIDSQKSLETSSSYQISSQELNGQKDQQKGLESSSGFHLQPQDLANSLEQHKDIRQHATCQIENFAQAFGSQFKSGSRVPISFNTSTDGGVDQRLRTSTPEFSGYTNLLSDVNETGSTRVKTSSSQSFR